GCATCTTGTACAATCTGTTAACTGTGCAATGCGGTTTATTTAACTTTGTATATCCGCATTTTCCTGACGCTACCCCCATAAGAACAGCAGAAGCTCTATCTCTCATAACAACCTCACTTTCTTAGACATTTTCTGACCCAACTTTTTGATAAGTAAGGACGATCGCATTATGCTGCAATCGCCCCCGATCGTATTATAAGGTCAGCCAAAATGGCCCTATAATGGAATAGAGAAGGACTATATGTTTCTTTTTTTAAAAGCTGTCTATATAATCAACTAACACCATTTGTAATTTAACAACTTCGATTTATTACCTTGTTTCTTAATCAATTCACCTTTCACCTTGTCCTCGCTCTAATAGTTAATAACAACCGTGACTGAACTTAATAATTATCTGTATGGATTATCTGATGTTACCCATAAGAAAATAGTGAAAAAGGGTACTTCACAAAAGTTATACAATTTTTTGGATACATCCTCGATTTTTGCATTTCTAATTGAAATGTTATTTAAAGTGGTATACCCCCCTGATATATAAGGGATTAAAATCACTTTATTACATCATGCCGCCCATAGATTGTGGAGTTTTACATGAGAACATCATACAATCTAACCTTAATTAAAACACACAACGAAACGTTTGTTCCCTACTAGAATATTCACTCAACAATATAAAATAATATCGATATTGGCACCCATTCGGCACTTTTATTGGTACCCAGGGTGTTTTTCTTCTAATAAACGGAGCTTATTACACAAACGCGCCCTTTTCTTGAATAATTATAATGACTTAGTACACGATCTTTTCACATTACGTATGGTGACCTGAGAATGCAGCTATTCTACTTTGCGGATAATAGGTTCGCTGGTCCTCCCTTATAGAAAAAATTTTTTATGACTGATTTAACACTTACCTTTATGTAAGTACCTGTAATAAAAGTGTGTACTTACATATTTTCAGCTTGGGCTTTACAATAAAAATGAAATCAGCTTAAGGAGGAAGAAACATTGAAAACTCTTGTTATCCTAACACACCCAAGCTTAGAAACATCTGTTGTTAATAAGCGATGGGTAGAAGAATTAAAAAAATATCCAGAAAAATATACTGTGCACGAATTGTATAAGGTTTATCCTGATGAGAACATAGATGTGGAAAAAGAACAAAAATTGGTTGAAAAACACGGAAACCTTGTTTTCCAATTTCCTGTATATTGGTTCAACTGTCCTCCTCTCTTAAAAAAGTGGCTGGATGATGTTTTCCTTTATGGATGGGCTTATGGTTCAAAAGGAGATAAATTAAAGAATCGAAAAGTTGCTTTAGGGATATCTGCCGGGATCAAAAATGTGGATTATAGTGAAGCTGGAAGATACCATTATACACTTGAACAAGTGCTGCGTCCGTTTGAGACGACAGCCATCTATTGTAATGCAGATTATCGTTCGTTCTTTGCGTTTTATGGAGCAGAATTTGAGCCATCTGTAAGTAAAATAGAAAAAAGCACTCAAGATTATTTAAATTTCATTGATAATATGTAATGGGTAACTTTTATAAAAGTTAAAATAAGAAGTACCTCCTAAACAAGAAGGTACTTCCTTTTTACTATGCCTATTTTGTTACATTTTCTAGAGCTTGAAAATTATTTTTCTCTCCCCAATCGCACATCATATCTAACAATGGAATAAGTGAACAACCACGTTCAGATAATGAATATTCAACTTTTGGAGGTATTTGGGGAAATTCTTTGCGTATAATTAGACCATCTTCCTCAAGCTGTTTTAACATAACACTTAGTGTTTTAAAGGAAATAGTCCCAATACATCGCTTCAGCTCATTGAATCTCATAACCTTATTTTCAGACAACCAATACAAAATAATCATTTTATATTTACCACCTATTAAGGATAACGTATATCCAAAACCAGTGTTTTTTAGTTCTACGCCAGTCGGAACACAGGTTTCACTCACAATCCCCACTCTCCTTCTGATAAGAATATCCTATCAATATGAATACTTTATAGTAAATTACTATGCAATCTTATCACAAGAATGTAAAGTAAGATCGCTATAAAATTTTGTTATATCTTTAATTCGAATTAAAGATATAACAAAACACCCCTGTTAAAAAACTTCTTTTTTATTCAACAATCTGGCCCTTTTCATGAAGAAAGACGCTTTCCATTTCAGAAAAGCGCCCGATAGTTGAAAATTTAATATGAAATTACTTTTTGAATCTGATCATTATATTTACCTTACTTAATCCTCCGTGGTAACGAACCACAGATTCAATGTCGAGATCTAAGTACTTTTTCAGGGATTTAAATGCTGTATCCATATCTAGTGTGACCGCCGGATGGGCACTATAGCTGAATTATGTAATAGCCGGTCTAAAAAGTGGGCGAAAGAAAAAGCCACACAGCTTAAAGAGGCTGCGATCCGAAATCCGTTTCAGAAAGCCCTTTACCACAGCCATATTCTAAGCCTGCATATGTACATTGATCTGCTTCTTCAGTACAAAGAGCATCTATCAAAGTTGGCAGCTGAAATAGATGCTCTCGCTAAAGAAGTAGAAGAATATGAAATCATTCAATCAATTCCCGGCATTGGAGAAAAAGCGCTGCAACGATTATCTCCGAAATTGGGGAAATTGAACGATTCAGTGCTCCCCAAAAACTTGTGGCGTTCGCTGGAGTTGACCCAAGTGTCTTTGAATCTGGCAAATTCAGAGCCATTATGAACCGCATAACCAAAAGAGGATCCAGCAGACTTCGCCAGGCTTTGTTTATGCTATTCACCTTTTAAAAACATAAAAACCCTGACTACTTTTTAAAATCCTAAAGCCGTTGACGTAACTGCACAATAACCAATATTTTTATCATTCCTCTTCTAATGCCCTTTTCAAAAGAGCAAAATGAATCTTAATCGGTTTTCGGTTCCCTACCTTACGAACAATGCCTTCTTCAGTCAAATCATTTAGTAGTGATGTCACTGTTTCACGAATACTGCCTATCATCATTGCTATTTCATGATGTGTTATTGGAATTTCGAGTTGAATCCAATCTACCTCCTTCGGATTGCTACTAGGCAATTCTCCCCCAAACTTTACTGCTAGTTTATGCAATAAAAATAATAGGCGCTTTCGCACACTACTGTATGCCATATATTCCAATAGCTCCTCTACTTCCTTTAAACGGTTTGATACCATTTCGATAAACTTCAAGGAAACACTAGGCCGATCATGTATTATTTTTTCAAATTGATTTTTATCTATCGTGCAAATAATGGAATCTTCCCATGTTTCCGCGTACATATTTTCTGATCCTGTTGTAAATGAACCAATCTCTCCAAATACATGACCAGTTCCTAATATATCAATCGTAAACTCTTTCCCACCTTCAGATAATTTATATAAACGAACATTACCAGATTTGATTAAATACAAGATCTTTTGATCCATGTGTGGAGAAGTAATAATTGTTCCTTTTTTTATGACTTTCATGGGAGTGACAGGTTCAATTTTTTTTAATTCTTCTATTTCCAACTCACTAAACAGCTGTATTCTCGATAAATATTTAATCTTATCCATGAAGTTCTCCTATCATTGTAGTCTAAACTACATTTTTTGGGGAATAGAAAGCTTATCATTCTATGTAATGCAACACATCTATTATACTAAAGGGGGAAACAACGTGGATTCAGTAATCGTAATCATTCAAATTATTTTAATCTGTATCTTTGCAATGTCAATTTCTATGAAATTGTTACGTACTAAATCAATGGTTCACCATTGGAATGAATATCGTTATCCAATGTGGTTCATGAATGTAACTACCTTGTTAGAGCTAGTCGGTGTGATTGGATTGGTTATTGCATTTTGGATTCCGGAATTCTTAAAATTTTCAGGAGTCCTATTTACCTTTCTAATGCTTGGTGCAATACACGCTCACTTCGTCAGAGCCAAGCATAAACCGATAATGGCACTTAACGCTTTAGCTATGCTTATTCTGTCTATTGTGATCATCTTGTTTTAAGTAAAACAGTTTCAAGTTAATTCGAATAAAATCCCAATCTCTCAGTAATATAAATGAGAAATTGGGATTTTTAATGCTGGAATATCCTTAACGTTGTAAATCCGCGTTTTGCTAGCGGTACCCCATTTATTCACCTCAAGGTAGTTAGAATTATTAATATATATTTTTAACGACCTTCCATATGTGAAAAAGCATCACTTGTTACAGAAAAGCCCCCTATTGCGGATGATTAATTTGCGATGACTTTACATCTTATATAAAAGGTAATTGGGTTAACAAATCCAAGGATTAAAATTACCAAGAACATATAGGTAGTAACTGCGTCTCCTCCTAAACCAAGTTCATCTACAATTATTGCATCGTAGTATAGCAATTGAGCATATGCAATTACCGATACTATTGATAGTCCCACCACAGATAGACCACTCGCCATTTTTATCCTTAATTTAGGAAAAATGATAATAAAAAACATAAACAAAGCTGTAATAATAAGTGTAAAAAAATAGGTCTTAATAATGTGAATGCTCCTAATGTTTCGAATGACGCGTATGTATACATGCGCACCTCCAAAATTTCCTTTCTAATAATATCTTATTCAACAATCCTGCCCTTTACTTCAATAACAAGAGGCGACACTTTGTTAAGCAATCGCCCCCTTTAATGGAATAACTACAATATTGCCTCAGTCCTAAAATTGCTCAACTCACAATTCTTCTTTAACTAACACACCCGTTAGTTTATTAAGAAAAGCACTTCTTATTAAAGAATCCGCACGTTTGTTGAAAATTAAATCCTATTAATTGAACTTTAGCACCCAGTTTATTTAATAGGATTTAGATTTATAACTATGGTGATTTATATAAAATTCATCTATCTTACTAAATATTTTTTGTATAGTTGAGATTGGTGTATAAGGATTTAATAGAACTGCTCTTAACCAACGATCTCCTCTATAAGTTGGCAAGGAAAAAAATACACGTTCTTCATTAAGCAGATACTGTTGCAACTCTAAGTTCCATTGGTCCCATTGTTTCGAATCGAGATATTTTGGTCTTCCTCTAAAACAACATAAATTTGTATCAGGTTCACTTGCTAGCTCTATGTAGGAGCGTTTTTTAACTTGTACTACAAATTCCTCGACTAATAAATAACTTTCATTCAATAGTTGGTCGTAACCTTTTAATCCAATGTGCTGAAGAGACAAATATAACTTTAAAATGTCAGCATGACGGGTGCCTTGAACACTAACTTCACCTAAATTTGTAAAATTTGTATCATTCATATATGGAGCAGAAATTCGGAAATCCGTTTCCAACAATTCACGATTCTTAAATAAAACCATAGCACATGTTTTTGCAACATACATCCATTTTTGAGGGTTAAAAGTTATAGAATCTGCCCTTTCAATACCAGAAAGTAATTGACGATACTTCTCTGAAAATACTAATGCCCCACCATAAGCAGCATCTACATGTAACCAGAGCCCATACTTCTTTGCTGTTTCTGCAATGGATAAGATGGGGTCAATACTACCCGTTACAGTTGTTCCAGCCGTTGCCACAACTGCAAAAGGTTTTTTCCCGTCTTCTAACAATTTAATAATCTTTTTCTCTAAGTCGGAGATATCCATCTGAGAATTATGGTTACTTTTTACAGCGATTACACTAGAAGTACCTAATCCTAATAACATTGCTGCCTTATGAAGAGAGGTATGGCTCGCTTCCGATACTAAAATAACTGGTTGACCTATTAGTCCAGTTAATCCTGCCTCTTTAACTTGTAATTTATGGTTCCGAGCAACTGCAAGGGCTTGAAGGTTAGCAAGACTCCCTCCACTAGTCATTACTCCCCCACCCTTTTCATCAAAGCCAAACATCTTTGCAATTTTTTGAAGCACTTGAACTTCCATTTGAGAGAATACAGGTGACATTTCAAGACTCAACATATTGTTATTAATAGCCGTTGTTACAAATTCACCCAAACAGGAAATTAAAGTTGGCATCGAGTCCATGTGACCAATATAGTTAGGAGTTAGAGGATTCATTGAATTTCTTAAAATCTCTTGTAATTTTAAAAGAATATCTTCAGTAGGAGTCCCTTCTATGGAAAACTCATCAAAATTATAATTTTCTTTTTGAGCTAAAAATGGACGTTGCTCAGAATTAGTAGAATTCTCTATAACCAAATCCATAACTTTACTAATTAGACTTTTAACTTCATCAATATTTTGACCATTTGGTTCAATAAAAGAGTCATTCGGAAGAAAATTAATATTCATAATCATCACTCTACTCTCGGGATTATTGCACTTAGTATAACAATCGAGCAGATAGATTCAAGAAAAAAATGGAATACCTCTTATAAAAAATAAAAGAAACCTAATAAATACAGCACTCTACAACTATACTGCCCTTTAATGGAATAACATACCACTTCGAGATGAACCACCTTATTGCCTTTTTATAACATTAAGAAAAGGGAAAATGTATAATGTTATTGCTCATTTTTTTGCATTTTTTTAATATTTATTTTGCGTGAATAATACAAATAAAGGATCAGACATATTAACTGTAGAGTGATAATAAAGATATTTAATTTCCCTCTAATAAATAAGAGCCTTACTACATTTGATATGTAATAAGGCTTTTAAAAGTTGTTTAAAACCGAAGTTATCTAAAAGAATATTGTTTCTTAAAAGCATATTAAAGTTGTTTAATTCTTATTGAACTAAAGCCCCTGTTTGTTTAAGTGTATTTTTCCACAAAATGATTGGGTTTACTAAATGAAATAGTTCATTATTACAGAAATGATGTCTCGTTAGTGTCATAAGAAAAGTTGCATTAATTACACGTTATTCAGGTACTCCAATACGACAAAAATCAAGTTTGTATTTTCAAACTGACTTGTAATATTTTCTTAATTGTATATAATAACGCTATCTTAAAGCGTGAAGGGACTGAACTATGCACAGATATCAATATCTAAACCCCAAATGTTGAAACAAGAAATTTCAAAACAAAATGGAGGTAAAAATATTGATTACCGAATTACGAACTGAACGATTAGTATTGAAAAAAATGGAGGTATCCGACTCCTCTAGCTTATTTAAAATCTGGTCTGATTCTGAAGTTACAAGGTTTATGAATATCTATAGTTTGACTGACGAAAGTCAAGCAATAGAAATAATTGAAATGCTTGATGGCTTATATCAAGAAGACAAAGCTATTCGCTATTCGATTATTCAATCAGAGTCAAATCAAATTATCGGTTCTTGTGGCTACAATTCCTTAGACTTTGAGAATTTAAAAGCAGAAATCGGTTATGACCTTGGTAAAGAATACTGGGGTAACGGATTTGCTTCAGAAGCCATTCCCGCATTATTGGATTATGCATTTAATACGCTTAATCTCAATAGGATTGAAGCAAAAGTCGAGCCTGAAAATAGTAACTCAATAAGACTTTTGGAAAAGTTGCATTTTCAATTTGAAGGCACCTTAAGAAAGTCCGAGAAATCAAAAGACACGTTTATTGATTTAAATATGTATTCAAAATTAAAAACTGATTAACATAATTGTGAAAAGCCTATATTCATATGAATATAGGCTTTTTCGGCATTCTATTAATTATTTTTCTATCTAAGATTATCTTTTCTTATTGAACTAACCTGCCCCGTTAGTGACATAAGTAATGTTCTTCATTTTTAAACAACTTTATTATTTTTTAAATAACTTTATTATCAATTCAACAACTTTATTTTCATTAAACATTAACCTGGCTAATATGTCTGATCCTTTTATAACTTTTCAACAAACGCGCCCGATTGCGGAAGATCGTTGATTAAGGTATAGGCTCCACAGATATAAAGGCCATGTATATTTTCACTCCTCTGTATTTTTTTCGGAAAATTTGATAAATTGATGGTAACTAATGAATCCTAATTTAGATAGTTACAAACAAGGAGGCTATCCTAATGAGTAAAAAAGAAATCTTGCAAAATG
The window above is part of the Metabacillus dongyingensis genome. Proteins encoded here:
- a CDS encoding NAD(P)H-dependent oxidoreductase encodes the protein MKTLVILTHPSLETSVVNKRWVEELKKYPEKYTVHELYKVYPDENIDVEKEQKLVEKHGNLVFQFPVYWFNCPPLLKKWLDDVFLYGWAYGSKGDKLKNRKVALGISAGIKNVDYSEAGRYHYTLEQVLRPFETTAIYCNADYRSFFAFYGAEFEPSVSKIEKSTQDYLNFIDNM
- a CDS encoding winged helix-turn-helix transcriptional regulator, whose protein sequence is MSETCVPTGVELKNTGFGYTLSLIGGKYKMIILYWLSENKVMRFNELKRCIGTISFKTLSVMLKQLEEDGLIIRKEFPQIPPKVEYSLSERGCSLIPLLDMMCDWGEKNNFQALENVTK
- a CDS encoding Crp/Fnr family transcriptional regulator, giving the protein MDKIKYLSRIQLFSELEIEELKKIEPVTPMKVIKKGTIITSPHMDQKILYLIKSGNVRLYKLSEGGKEFTIDILGTGHVFGEIGSFTTGSENMYAETWEDSIICTIDKNQFEKIIHDRPSVSLKFIEMVSNRLKEVEELLEYMAYSSVRKRLLFLLHKLAVKFGGELPSSNPKEVDWIQLEIPITHHEIAMMIGSIRETVTSLLNDLTEEGIVRKVGNRKPIKIHFALLKRALEEE
- a CDS encoding DoxX family protein; its protein translation is MDSVIVIIQIILICIFAMSISMKLLRTKSMVHHWNEYRYPMWFMNVTTLLELVGVIGLVIAFWIPEFLKFSGVLFTFLMLGAIHAHFVRAKHKPIMALNALAMLILSIVIILF
- a CDS encoding pyridoxal phosphate-dependent decarboxylase family protein gives rise to the protein MIMNINFLPNDSFIEPNGQNIDEVKSLISKVMDLVIENSTNSEQRPFLAQKENYNFDEFSIEGTPTEDILLKLQEILRNSMNPLTPNYIGHMDSMPTLISCLGEFVTTAINNNMLSLEMSPVFSQMEVQVLQKIAKMFGFDEKGGGVMTSGGSLANLQALAVARNHKLQVKEAGLTGLIGQPVILVSEASHTSLHKAAMLLGLGTSSVIAVKSNHNSQMDISDLEKKIIKLLEDGKKPFAVVATAGTTVTGSIDPILSIAETAKKYGLWLHVDAAYGGALVFSEKYRQLLSGIERADSITFNPQKWMYVAKTCAMVLFKNRELLETDFRISAPYMNDTNFTNLGEVSVQGTRHADILKLYLSLQHIGLKGYDQLLNESYLLVEEFVVQVKKRSYIELASEPDTNLCCFRGRPKYLDSKQWDQWNLELQQYLLNEERVFFSLPTYRGDRWLRAVLLNPYTPISTIQKIFSKIDEFYINHHSYKSKSY
- a CDS encoding GNAT family N-acetyltransferase gives rise to the protein MITELRTERLVLKKMEVSDSSSLFKIWSDSEVTRFMNIYSLTDESQAIEIIEMLDGLYQEDKAIRYSIIQSESNQIIGSCGYNSLDFENLKAEIGYDLGKEYWGNGFASEAIPALLDYAFNTLNLNRIEAKVEPENSNSIRLLEKLHFQFEGTLRKSEKSKDTFIDLNMYSKLKTD